The following coding sequences lie in one Syngnathoides biaculeatus isolate LvHL_M chromosome 16, ASM1980259v1, whole genome shotgun sequence genomic window:
- the LOC133515145 gene encoding uncharacterized protein LOC133515145 isoform X1 produces the protein MTSVLLQKHGGKMRPVAYYSQQLDSVARARLRSGSDGRCSGCRGVCGSSLVPPVNTESATRSFSPSAGNKDDIFVTRTTLTLHRDIFITRTHHNCKTWGTEFCDTFAHTSTPHDCGSHVQISTKPRLDLMDTPLPTGEVVFVDGSANKREYGRNRVGFAITTQTKVLFQATLDSVCSAQAAELSAQIQACKMFSKKHVTIWTDSQYGWGSVHVFCREWSNRGFISTTGEEVAHKALLQRLLDAVQLPDKVAICKCEVHLAGNDPITIGNRLADQAAKASSQGFPMVDTALVKETDHVRVGDQIFLKVLR, from the exons ATGACCTCAGTTTTGCTGCAGAAAcatggaggaaaaatgagaccagTTGCATACTATTCGCAACAATTGGATTCCGTAGCACGAGCCAGACTGCGTTCAGGCAGTGATGGCCGCTGCTCTGGCTGTCGAGGCGTCTGCGGAAGTAGTCTTGTTCCACCAGTTAACACTGAAAGTGCCACACGCAGTTTCAGTCCTTCTGCTGGaaacaaagatgacatttttgtcaccagAACGACACTTACATTGCACCGTGACATTTTTATCACAAGGACACATCACAATTGTAAGACGTGGGGGACTGAATTCTGCGACACTTTTGCCCACACCAGCACTCCACACGACTGTGGAAGCCACGTCCAAATTTCCACCAAACCGCGACTTGACCTCATGGACACTCCCCTCCCGACTGgagaggttgtttttgttgacggaTCAGCAAACAAACGGGAATATGGCCGCAACAGGGTGGGATTTGCAATAACAACACAAACTAAGGTCTTGTTTCAGGCAACACTTGACTCTGTGTGTTCGGCACAGGCAGCAGAATTGTCTGCACAGATCCAGGCTTGTAAGATGTTTTCGAAGAAACATGTTACAATCTGGActgacagccaatatggctgggGCTCAGTCCATGTGTTTTGTCGAGAATGGTCAAACCGGGGCTTTATTAGCACAACAGGTGAAGAGGTTGCTCACAAGGCACTTCTCCAGCGGTTACTGGACGCAGTACAACTGCCAGACAAAGTagccatttgtaaatgtgaagtTCACTTAGCAGGAAATGACCCAATCACAATTGGTAACAGACTAGCTGATCAAGCAGCCAAGGCTTCATCCCAGGGATTCCCCATGGTTGACACAGCACTGGTGAAAGAG ACAGATCACGTCCGCGTGGGAGATCAAATCTTTCTCAAAGTGCTGAGATGA